The Anopheles coluzzii chromosome 2, AcolN3, whole genome shotgun sequence genome window below encodes:
- the LOC120947431 gene encoding uncharacterized protein LOC120947431: MLRFVSAIAILAATAVQSAPVEPAQYAFVTKHHHVPEQHHHVLEHVHHAQEPQLAVHYPVELLQDHHHEPQLVLSNDKYIGEAHEYHHHEAPATSYSEGNDYSSLYGGKHGSHLYDNYQYGQYESGYAKKYDEYNAYPKYSFEYGVDDPHTGDHKKQWEFRDGDVVKGGYMLKEADGTTRVVEYTSDDHNGFNAVVKKFGHATHPEPVKQHNAYGYIGNYAGAYATGDYYGKGATSYAKVWKQH; encoded by the exons ATGTTGCGA TTTGTGTCCGCTATTGCCATCCTGGCAGCGACGGCTGTCCAGTCGGCTCCAGTAGAACCAGCCCAGTACGCTTTCGTGACGAAGCACCATCACGTCCCGGAGCAGCATCATCACGTGCTGGAGCATGTGCATCATGCGCAAGAACCGCAGCTGGCCGTGCACTATCCGGTTGAGCTGCTGCAGGATCATCACCACGAGCCGCAGCTCGTGCTGAGCAACGATAAGTACATCGGTGAGGCACACGAGTACCATCATCATGAAGCTCCGGCCACCAGCTACAGCGAGGGCAACGACTATAGCTCCCTGTACGGTGGCAAGCACGGTTCTCATCTGTATGATAACTACCAGTATGGCCAGTACGAATCGGGTTACGCCAAGAAGTACGACGAGTACAACGCGTACCCGAAGTACAGCTTCGAGTACGGTGTCGATGATCCACACACCGGCGACCACAAGAAGCAGTGGGAATTCCGTGATGGTGATGTTGTCAAGG GTGGATACATGCTGAAGGAAGCCGACGGTACGACCCGTGTCGTCGAGTATACGTCGGATGACCACAACGGATTCAACGCGGTCGTGAAGAAGTTCGGCCACGCCACCCATCCCGAGCCGGTTAAGCAGCACAACGCCTACGGCTACATTGGCAACTACGCGGGAGCGTACGCCACCGGAGATTACTACGGCAAGGGTGCCACCAGCTACGCCAAGGTTTGGAAGCAGCACTAA